From Coraliomargarita sinensis, a single genomic window includes:
- a CDS encoding acetyl-CoA carboxylase carboxyltransferase subunit alpha: MEDATYTLEFEKPLRELEKQLHTLETVSTESKVDVAKEIEAIVAKIEKTKADIYSNLTAWQRVQLSRHPKRPYSLDYIERIFTEFEELHGDRRFREDAAVVGGPAFLDGEPVMVIGQQKGRNTKENLKRNFGCPHPEGYRKAMRLMEMAEKFKMPIITLIDTPGAYPGIGAEERHVAEAIAVNIRDMSALKVPIVTVVIGEGGSGGALGMAVADEVMILENGYYSVISPEGCAAILWKDRAAAPQAAEALKFSPEHLSKFGVVDQVIPEPTGGAHRDYDAAATTLKAAIIKSLNKLKKKSVTKLLNDRYARFRKLGEFTDDSEAATS; this comes from the coding sequence ATGGAAGACGCGACTTATACGCTGGAATTTGAAAAGCCTCTGCGCGAGCTGGAGAAGCAGCTGCACACGCTGGAAACTGTCTCGACCGAATCAAAGGTGGATGTGGCCAAGGAGATCGAAGCCATCGTGGCCAAGATCGAGAAAACCAAGGCGGACATTTACTCCAATCTGACGGCCTGGCAGCGCGTGCAGCTCTCGCGTCACCCTAAGCGGCCTTACTCGCTCGACTACATTGAGCGCATTTTTACGGAATTTGAAGAACTCCATGGGGACCGCCGTTTCCGTGAGGATGCGGCAGTCGTCGGAGGGCCGGCTTTTCTCGATGGTGAACCGGTCATGGTGATCGGCCAGCAAAAGGGCCGCAACACCAAGGAGAATCTCAAGCGCAACTTCGGTTGCCCGCATCCGGAAGGCTACCGCAAGGCCATGCGCCTGATGGAAATGGCTGAAAAGTTCAAGATGCCCATCATCACGCTCATCGATACGCCGGGTGCTTATCCGGGGATCGGAGCGGAGGAGCGTCACGTGGCTGAAGCCATTGCCGTGAATATCCGCGACATGAGCGCACTCAAGGTGCCGATTGTTACCGTGGTGATTGGTGAAGGCGGCAGTGGTGGCGCCCTCGGTATGGCAGTGGCCGACGAGGTCATGATTCTCGAGAACGGTTACTATTCGGTCATCTCGCCCGAAGGTTGCGCCGCTATTTTATGGAAAGACCGTGCGGCGGCCCCCCAGGCGGCCGAAGCGCTTAAATTCAGCCCGGAGCACCTCTCCAAGTTTGGTGTGGTCGATCAGGTTATTCCGGAGCCCACAGGCGGAGCGCATCGCGACTATGATGCAGCTGCGACAACGCTCAAGGCTGCCATTATCAAGTCGCTGAACAAGCTCAAAAAGAAGAGCGTGACCAAGCTGTTGAATGATCGTTACGCACGATTCCGAAAACTGGGGGAGTTCACGGACGATTCGGAAGCGGCCACGTCGTAA
- a CDS encoding 3'-5' exonuclease produces the protein MPEKTVSKKISKAEINDLPLIQWDGEIRILNTVEEMEQAVTELKKCSHLGFDTETRPTFKKGQYYPPALIQLATEDCVYLFRISKTDTLDPVLPILESENILKTGVAIKDDVKELRAMQEFKPGGFVEIADITVKLGYENRGLRALAGLLLGGRISKGAQVSNWARAELDQKQIRYAATDAWISRELYARAMAEQDAD, from the coding sequence ATGCCTGAAAAAACTGTTTCCAAAAAAATCTCCAAAGCCGAAATCAACGATCTCCCGCTGATTCAGTGGGACGGCGAAATCCGGATTCTTAATACCGTCGAGGAGATGGAGCAGGCCGTGACCGAGCTGAAGAAATGCAGCCACCTCGGATTCGACACCGAGACGCGCCCCACTTTCAAAAAAGGGCAATACTACCCGCCTGCGCTGATCCAGCTCGCCACCGAGGACTGCGTCTACCTTTTCCGTATCAGTAAAACGGATACTCTGGATCCGGTGCTCCCGATCCTCGAATCGGAGAATATTCTCAAGACAGGGGTTGCCATCAAGGACGACGTTAAGGAACTCCGTGCCATGCAGGAGTTCAAGCCGGGAGGCTTTGTCGAGATTGCCGATATCACGGTCAAGCTCGGCTATGAAAACCGTGGCCTCCGGGCTCTGGCAGGTTTGCTACTGGGGGGCCGGATCAGCAAAGGAGCCCAGGTTTCCAACTGGGCGCGCGCCGAACTGGACCAGAAACAGATCCGCTATGCCGCGACCGACGCCTGGATCAGCCGTGAACTCTACGCCCGCGCGATGGCGGAGCAGGACGCCGATTGA
- a CDS encoding MBL fold metallo-hydrolase: MKAVIWGSCGSLPSPISSSTIRRKLINALWGARDQSFENESDVEAYLDKLPHSAKGTYKANTSCVQIVTKSKEVVFCDAGTGIRDYAIELGPDAPPATYHIFISHLHWDHIQGFPFFTPAYKPGNRIVFHGFHQEIESAIRKQMEAPCFPVPFSAMQADIEFDIREEGESFEIDDVQVEAIKQQHPGDSWGYCFEEAGKRIIYSSDSEHGPEAREAGYRFIEFFRSADVLIFDGQYTFEEASNGKRHWGHSDHMTAVELAARAEVKKLVIFHHEPSYSDAMIEDIHQDALNYREEFNRLRFPERKDPYPGQLTIAYDGMSIEA, translated from the coding sequence ATGAAAGCCGTCATCTGGGGTTCCTGTGGCTCACTCCCATCGCCGATCTCTTCTTCGACCATACGTCGGAAGCTGATCAATGCCCTATGGGGGGCGCGTGATCAATCGTTTGAGAACGAGTCCGACGTCGAAGCCTATCTGGACAAGCTGCCGCACAGTGCCAAGGGCACTTACAAGGCGAACACCTCCTGCGTGCAGATCGTCACGAAATCAAAAGAGGTCGTTTTCTGTGATGCCGGTACCGGCATCCGAGACTATGCCATAGAGTTGGGCCCAGACGCGCCTCCAGCCACCTATCATATTTTCATCTCTCATCTGCATTGGGACCACATCCAGGGCTTTCCTTTTTTCACACCGGCTTACAAGCCGGGCAACCGCATCGTTTTTCACGGGTTCCACCAGGAAATCGAGAGTGCCATCCGGAAACAAATGGAAGCGCCCTGCTTCCCGGTACCTTTTTCCGCAATGCAGGCGGATATCGAGTTCGACATACGCGAAGAGGGCGAAAGCTTCGAAATCGACGACGTTCAGGTGGAGGCGATCAAGCAACAACATCCCGGCGACTCCTGGGGCTACTGTTTCGAGGAAGCGGGCAAGCGCATCATCTACTCATCCGACTCCGAGCACGGCCCCGAAGCACGGGAAGCAGGCTACCGATTTATTGAATTCTTCAGATCGGCCGACGTGCTCATCTTCGACGGGCAATATACCTTCGAGGAAGCGAGCAATGGGAAACGACACTGGGGCCACTCCGACCACATGACGGCGGTTGAATTAGCCGCCCGGGCTGAGGTTAAAAAGCTGGTGATCTTTCATCACGAGCCAAGCTACTCGGATGCAATGATTGAAGACATTCACCAGGATGCGTTGAACTACCGCGAAGAATTCAACCGGTTGCGCTTCCCTGAAAGAAAAGACCCCTACCCCGGCCAACTGACGATTGCCTATGACGGCATGAGTATAGAAGCCTGA